The stretch of DNA TGCCAAAGTCCACGTACTGACTCATGCATTACATTATTCAACAGCAGTCTTTGAGGGAATTCGCTGCTACAACACCCCAAAGGGCTCTGCAATATTTCGACTGCCAGAACATGTTGATAGGTTCTTCAGGTCCGCAAAACTGTATTCGATGAAAATGGAATACACAAAAGAGCAGATAACAGACGCCATAGTAAAGACAGTAAAGGCAAGCACCCTAAAGGAGTGCTATATTCGACCACTGGCATATTACGGATATGGCACCATGGGCCTGACTCCCACTCCAAACAAGGTTGATGTCTCCATTGCATGCTGGGAGTGGAAGATGGGCGAATCAAAAGCAGGAAAGCAGACCGGTGCAAAATGCAAAATATCCAGCTGGCTGCGAATCGACTCCAGATCACAGCCAATGCAGGCAAAGGCAGCATCAAACTATGCAAATGCGGCTCTGGCAAGAGTAGAGGCACTCAAAAACGGATACGATGAAGCAATCATGCTAAACTATCATGGAAAAATAGCCGAAGGCAGTGCAGAAAACATTTTTGTTGTAAAGGATGGCCAAATTTACACGCCGCCGCTAACATCAGGATGCCTTGCAGGAATCACACGAGACTCTGTAATCCAGATAATAGAATCAAACGGCATGGACATTGCAGAACAAGAGCTAGAGCGAGACGATCTATATTCAGCAGACGAGATATTCATGACCGGAACTGCAGCCGAGGTCAAGTCGGTATCCCAAGTAGACGATGTAACCATAGCAGACGGCAAAATGGGCAATGTCACCAAATCCCTGCAAAAATCATTCATGGATGTAGCAATGGGCAAAGACGAGCGATTCATCCACTGGTTACAATACCTCTAAGGTTTTTTACATATTATATCAAATTACAATCATGGACTCGTGTTCAGTCGGTGGAAGCACAGACAGGATTTGCTGGTTTTGCAAAAAAGGAAGGCACTCTGAATGCATGAAAGAAATGGCAGTGGATGCCAGATCAGAAGGCCCGCACGACTGTACATTTGACACCAAGATGGTTCCCTGCCAATGCCAGCACTAGAATATTGGGATGATTACGCAAAGAATCATCTTGGCAACTTTAACTATGAGATGGCAAAATTCATCCCCGATTTGGCAATCTCACTGCGGGCACAAAGCATTCTAGAAGTAGGATGTAGCGCGGGAAATGACCTAAAGTTATTTCCAGACGAGTCAAACGTTAACGGAATCGATATTTCTGAGCTGGCCATTACGCAGGCAAATGAAAATCTGCCAAAGTTTAACTTTCAGACTGCAAACATTTGTACAATTCCATTTGAGGACAATTCCATTGATTTGGTATTTACAAGAAACGTAATGAATTACCTTGACTCTCAAGATATCAAAAAGGCAGTAGCCGAGTTGTTTCGCGTATCAAAAAAATACATTTTCAACATAGAGTTGTTTTCTGAAAATGAGGAAAAGATCAGCGACAGTCCAGTCACATATGGGCGAAACATGAAAAAACATTGGATGGATTATAAGGTGAAAGTAATCAGCAACGTAGACATGCATGAGGAGATCGAGCCTAAAAAGTCCAGATTTACGTTACTAAGAAAGCTTTGATTATTTTATTTTGGACTCTATTGCAGTTATGTATTTTGATAAAAATTCGTGAAACATCTCTATTTTGGACTGGTCCATGGCTTGGGCGCCAGAGAACTTGGTCATTTCCTGCTTTGCTTTCAAATGTTGTGACAAAATCTCTTGCAGTTCCGACTTGGATTTAGTATCAAGATTTTGTATCAGGGTGTTTGTTTCTTTTTCCAGCTTTTCCTGTAGTTTTTGGTCAGCTTGCGGCATCTCACCCAAAATGTCCTGTATGGTATAGTTCTCAAAGACGCGAATGTCAAGATTGACCATTAAAAAGACACTCTAGCCGATTTAATAAAAAACTATTTTTGAATTTCAGGTATAGTAGCGGGTCTGGTGGTTAGTCCGTATCCCAATACCACGCAGTATGCGCGGTTCATGCCTCGGTATGGGTATGATGTTCTGATGATTATACTTTTCTATTTTCTGTTATAATGATTTACAATGTAAAAATTTTGTCGATTACTGCGCAGATTAGATCTAGTTGTTTAGGTTCCCCATTATTTGGTAGAAAATCATAATATCCTTCATTTTTGTAATTCCGTTTCATACTTTTTAGATCGGTTTCTTCGCCAGTGCATCCAATAAGATGAATTTTATGATCAGTGCCGGCAAATGCGCGTTTCACATCTTGTGCAATATGTGCATAATGTGTTTCACCATTTAGATCATCATCTACAATAATTATTCGTGGCTTCTTCTCTTGTAAGAACTTGATGAATGTGTCAGAGTCATATTCATTCAAAAATTCTATTTCATATTTCCTCGATTTAAAATAATTATCAAGAGCTAATGTTATAGCTTGGTCATCATCAATGTAGATAATAAGACTTTGACTCATCTCAATATCTCAGATTTAGGAAATACAATCTTAAAGGTTGCTCCAGTAGCAAGTTCAGATTTTTCAATTGAAATATCACCTTTATAATCTCGAATTATTTCTTTGATTATTGGTAATCCTAACCCACTACCGCTTTTTACAGATTGATGAGATGCGGCTCTAGTCCAGAACAAGTCAAACACAAGACCTCTGTCGATGGTTGGAATGCCAATACCGTTATCACTTACAAACATTGTAATGTCGGTTTTTGTTGTGTAAGTTGAAATTCTTATAATTCCTTTTTTACCCAGTTCTCGTCTTTCGGATACCAGAATTTTTAATGACTTGATTGAGTTTGAAATCAGATTAAGCAGAATGGATTGAATATCTGCTTTGTACATGTACAATTTTGGTAATTGTGAAGGCACTTTATTTTCTAGTTCTATGTTCCATCTACTGAATATTCCAGATAATGATTGTTTTATTTCCTCTATTTCATTGTGTAAGTTAATTTCTTTCTTCATACGAAATTCTTTTTTGCGACTAGATAGATCAGAGGTAAAACCGCTAACCAAAGTCATAAAGCTTGAAAGATTTTCTACTGATGGTGCTATAATATCAAGACTTTGTTTTAATTTTTCTTGATCAATTGTTGTACCATCTATTGTTCGTTTTAGTACTCCGGTATGCAAGAGAATTTTCTTTAGATAGTCTTTAACTTCGTGAGATACAGCACCAGTGGTTATTCCTAATGATGCTAAGTTCCTATATGCTCCCAGTTCATCCATCAATGAGGTTTTAGTTGCGTATTCTGTTCTTTCTTCACCTACTAATTTTTCTTGAATTTCATTTAGTGATCCCAGTAACTTTTCTTTTGTGCTCTTGGTCATACTAGAATCCTCTTCAACAAATTTTGTGAGTTTGACTACTAATGAGGGGGTTTTTTTCCGAGTTTCTTTTTTGATTATTTCTTGACGTCGTTTTTCCGAGAAAACATAGTATCTGCGCATAGACTCTGTGACAAAATCTTTGAGATCATTGAATGCCTCATTTTCAATAATTTTTTCTCTTGTGGTAGTATCCAGAACATTAGAGTTTTTGTCTCTAGAGATCTCTACCCAACCAATGATATTTTTTGGTGGTAGTTTTCCAGCTGCTGCACGTGCACTAGAACCAGTTCCTAGCCAATCATTGTTTAGATCACCATACGGTCTTACACGAAATCCATCTCTGTAGATCTTGATTCCTGACGCATATTCAACATCTTGTTGTATTTGTTCCACTCTTGTTTTACCATACCAATCAGACCATCCCAAATCTCTGCCAGACGGATCAAAGGGATAGCCGTAAAATGTTAACTTTACTGGGCCGCATTTTGCAATTGCTGCTTCTCCTAATCTAGTACCATCAACATCATATCGCACAAATGGAAATACATCAAGTAACTCATTGTATTCTTTTTTACGCTTGTTTGGAATGATTTGCTCATCTTTATACCAAAATGAGGTGAATCTTATCATAGAATCTTCTGAGAGTATGGATTCAAACTTGTATGGTGCTATTTTGAATAGACTGCTTTCTACTTCAATATTTAGCTCTTTTCCGTTCATCTGATAAACGACTTTTACTTCAAAGTTAGAGCTAGCGTGTGATTTTGGTAGGATTAACATTGATAGTTGATTTAAAAAATTCTTAATTTTTTTCTCAGTCCACGCTTCTCGCAAATCTTCCAACAATATTGTTAACCCATGATCAGATGGATCTTTTTTCATGTACGTTATTGGAATTTTGACATCGGTAAGATTTTTTGCTCTCTCAAATTCACTCCAATCACACGTGAACATGATTGTTTGATTATAGTTACGTGGTCTAGATCGTAGAGTTACTTTGTTAGATAGTTTCTCTACGGCAAATCTTCCTACCCCCTTTTCACCTACTACTCGTCTTCCTTTTGATGTGAGTATCTCGTGTTGTTCCTTGCTTACACCTATTTTCATCCATTTGTTTTGTATTTGATCTATTGTCATGCCATTACCATTATCAGTGATCAAAATCTTTGTTTTTTTCATTAATTCATTGACGATGTGTTCTTGTTCGAGATATTTAGGATCGTTTTGAATTAGTCGTTCTATTTCATCTAATGAAAGACTGGTCTTGGAGGCTCTAAGTGCGGATAAGATTTCACTGTAAATTTTTTCTAGTTTTTTGTATTCTTTTTGAAAGGAATCAATATTTTCAAATTTTACAATTACCTTTGTTGCATCTGCATCATAGGAATTTTTTACTAATTCAAATAATGCTGCTTCATCAGTAGATACTGATTCTCTACCAAGTAATTTTGTTAATCTTCCAGATACAGAATACTTTAAGGAATCGGGCTTGTTCATTAAACGCTTGTATTATCGAATCTACCATTTTAAATTCTCTCTATTCATGTGGAGTTTGTCTAATATTCCCTCGAAAAAGTCTAATCTTTTTATCTAATTATGTTAAAGATCAACCGATAACACCAACAATCATGACAAATATTCTCATTCATTCAGATTCGTTATCCGTACTAAAAGATACAAGTTCAAAAAAAGCGAACCTCATTTATCTTGACCCGCCATTTTTTACAAATCGCTCATTTGAATCAGACAGCTATGATGGAAAAAGAATTACATTTGATGATGTTTGGAAGAATGGAATTTCCGAGTATCTGAATTTTATGAGAAATGTGTTACAAGAATCTTTGAGAATTTTGCATCCAACTGGTATGCTTTTTCTTCACTGTGATTGGCATGCGAGTCATTATCTCAAAGTTGAGTTGGATAAAATATTTGGATACCACAACTTTGTAAACGAGATAATTTGGAAAAGGCATAACTCACAGAACAACTCTAAGCAAGGTGCAAAAATTTTTGGACGAATGCATGATACAATTTTAGTTTATTCAAAGACTAAGGACTACACGTGGAATCAGATCTATGACAATTATTCTGATGAATACAAAAAAAGAGCATACAGAAACGTAGATGGAAAAACGGGGGAACGCTATGCATTAGGTGATTTGTCTGGCCCTGGTGGTGCATCCAAAGGCAATCCCAGATACGAATTCCTAGGATTCACCAAGTACTGGCGATACAGTAAGCAGAAGATGCTACGTCTTTACAAAGAAGGAAAAATAGTACAAACCAGACCCAACACAGTTCCAAAGCTAAAACGATATTTGAAAGACATGAAAGGCATACCACTGAGTGACATTTGGTCAGACATCAATAATCATCAAATAAAAAATCGTAAATCCATTTTGTATCCAACTCAGAAACCAATTGAACTACTAGATCGCATAATTAGATGCTCTACTAAAAAAGGCGACTTGGTGTTAGATCCATTTTGCGGTAGTGGAACAACTCTGATTTCTGCGCACAAATTACAGAGAAATTGGGTTGGAATTGACAAGAATCATGTTGCAATTGATATTGTAAAAAGGCGATTACAAGAGAGTGGAGTTCTTGAATCAGAATACAAATTACTTGAAGAACCATTAAAGATCAATGGCACAAAACGAAGAAAATTCATCGATAATTAGTGCTAAACCAAAAAATGATTGGGTATGAAATCATATGATTACTTTGCCATTCAAATCCAACCATTTCCTTCTTTGTTCATAGTCTGGCATGAATCTATGAACCAGATTCCAGAACTGATGTGAGTGTTCCTTTATTTTGATATGGCATAGTTCATGCAATACGACATAGTCAATTACTGGTTTTGGTGCTTTTAGCAAGTCCACACTTAGATTGATGGCATTATCTTTTGTAGTACTGCCCCACCGCCCCCTTAGTTTTTTGAATACTATCTTTTGTGGTGTGACTTGCAATTTGCCAGAATAATGTCGTATACGCCCTCGAATGAATGACTTTGAATATTTTTTTATTGATACTTTGTTAGGTTGCTTTGCAAATTCTAGTTGTTTTTTGTATATCCATTGCTTTTTGCACTCGATGGTCTTTTTGATTTCGGAATTGGTCTTTTTAGCTGGTACTCTGAACACCACACCGCCCTTATCAACTTGAATCTCTGATGTCTTTCTCCTATTGCTTTTGATTACGTGATACTGGATTACGCTGTTGCCGTACCTTATTTTGCCGATCATATTCGATGCTTTGCTATCTCTATTATTTTTGCAGCAAATCCGTCAAGTTTGTCTTCTGGAAATCCAATGTTGCCCAGCTCATCATAAATTATTTCCATTATCTTTTTCTCGCTGCTGGTTTTGTGTTTCCACCCCACAATCTGGGTTTCTTGGTATAATTTTGCAAAGATTGCCTTGGTAGCATCAATTGACTTGTCTCTGTTGTCCAGTATTTCTTGCAGCTCGCTGTATAATGCAAACTCGAATGGGTGTGCCTCATAATCACCAAAGACCATTTTGCGCTCCTTTTCCTCATGGACTGCCGACTCGTAGATCTCCTTGTATTTGCCAAAATAGTCAGCGTCTTCTTTGCGTCTGGATTTTTCCTCTTCAATTATTCTTTGTAGGCGCTCCCATAATTTTTCATAGTATGCGGGATTGTTGCCCTTTAGTTCTTGAATGACTTGAATTGCCTTGTTTTTGACAAGTGCGGTTCTTGCACGATTTGACTTGAATTTGTCAACAAAGGCTAGGAAATTCTCGTATGTAATTTCCATTGGGTTGATTAGTTCTTTGACGTTAAGTGATCTGATATGATCATCAATTAGTTGCTGTATCTTTTTGGCATACGGCTTGGTGCTGGGCTTTACTCCCTCATAGTATGTGCGTATGGTTTGCCTTGCCATGCTCAAAAACTTGAAGTCATCAATGTACGGGTCTGACTCTTTTGATGGCATTACCGCATCCAGTGCTTTTGAGAATGCCTTGAAATCATATTCGAATTGGTCTCGTATGTCGATTGGCTCAAACTTTACAATGATTTCATCCTTGGAGTTTTTGTCAACGCCCCTAAAATGCGACATTACTTGCAAGTGCCTTAGTCTTAGCTCTTGCAGTTCCAGATCAATTGGTTCCAGTGCACCTTGAATGTCCTGCTCTTCGAATATTTCCAGTGCCTTTTGCAGATCTTTTGTTATTCCGCAATAGTCCACAATCAGACCATAGGTCTTTGCCTCATCATATGGTCTGTTTACTCGAGCAATTGCTTGAAGCAAATTGTGTTCTTTTAGTGATTGATCCAAATACAACACTTGGACAATTGGTGCATCATAGCCAACCAACAACATGTCCACCACGATGAGAATCTTTGTTGGATCTTTGGGATCCTTGAATTTTTCTGCTTCTTGTTCTCGTTGCTCATTTGTTAGATAATACTGATCCCATAATTTGTCGTCTTTGCCCTTTTCACCCAAGTGTGAGGTCATTATGATTTTACATGATACATTGAGTTTGTCCAATTCTTGTTTGTATAGGACTGCCGCCTCCCGTGATGGGGCAACTAGCATTGCCTTGTAGCCATTTGGTTCTATGCGTTGGGAATAGTGATTGACCAAGTCCCATGCAATCTTTTTGATTCGTGATGGCGCCTCGGCAATTTTGCCCTTGGTGACGTATTGCTTTTTGAGCTTGTCCTTCATTTCTTGGTCAAGGTCGGAAAACACTCGCTCAAAGACTTGCTCTATTGTCTCCCCGCCCTCGACAAACAATTCTGGTAGCCTTCCCTCGTATCGGATTTGCAGTGTTGCGCCATCTGCCTTTGATTCCTCAAAGCCATACTTGTCTAGGAGTTGCCCGAATACTTTGTAGTTGTTTCTGTCCTTTTTGTCAATTGGTGTTCCAGTAAATGCAAAAAACACTGCATTTGGCATTGCCGCCCGCATTGATTCGGCAGTGATTTTGAATTGGGTTCTGTGTGCCTCATCAACTAGGACAATTGCCTTTTGGTCTGTATGGATTGGTGCATCCGTTGCAAATTTTTGGATTGTAGTCATTATGGTTTTGCCCTTTGGGTTTGCTAGCAATTCAGATAGGTGTTTTGCAGAATCTGCTTTTACTGGTGCTGGATAGCCACAACTCTCAAAGGTGTCATGGATTTGCTTGTCGAGTTGCTTTCTGTCTGTGACTATGATGATAGGTGGATTGTTTAGTTTGTTTACTAGTTGGGTTGCGAACCAGAGCATCGTATAGGATTTACCAGATCCTTGTGTATGCCAGATCACCCCGCCCTTGTCTGCTATGTCATCACTTGTTTGTAATCGGGCAATAGACTTGGTTACTGCTCGGTATTGCTGGTGTTTTGCAATTTTTTTGATCTTTTTGTTGTTTATCACATCATAAATGACATAATTTTCCAGTAGGTCTAGCAGATGTTTTTTTGAAAACATGCCAGCAATGAGGATCTCTTGCTCTCGGAGTGTTCGGTTGCAAATTCGCTCTAGTTCATTATCTTCAAACGGATAGGCTTTGCCCCATCTTGCATAATAATTCACATCAGAGAGTATGGTTCCATGTCTGGCTAGTGTTCCACATGTTGCCACTAAACAATGATTGTAAAAGAATAATCTTTCATATCCCAGTCCACGTGTCTGATAATGATCAAAGTTCTTTTCCACGGCTTGCTCTATTGGCTTTGGAATGCTGGGCGACTTGCATTCAATTACAACTAGCGGTATCCCGTTTACAAATAACACAATGTCTGGAAATATTGGATTTTTGAGACCCTCCAGTTGGAATTGATTTGTTACTAGGAAATCGTTGTTGTCTGGGTTTTCAAAGTCAAACAGTTTGACTGTTTTTGGTTCTGCACCATCACCATAGTTTTGGATTACTGTTATTGGTTCCAGTCCTTCCGAATTTGATAGCCCAACCAGTTTTGCCCGAATCTTTTCGTTTGTATCAACTGGATCTAGTGTTCTAGGATACGAGTCCTCTCGGATTTGTGCTAGTGCATCTTGGATTCCATCCTCGTCAAACTTTGGGTTTAATCGGCGGATTGCTTGTTCTAGTCTGTCATAAAGCAGAACTTGACGATAATCAGATCTGGTTTTGTTTAGTTCTAGTTGTGATTTGTATTCGTATCCTAGGTTGTGCAGTAATTCCAGTGCTGGAAGTTCGGATTCTTGTGCCTCATCACCATCACCCACTACAAATTTGACCATTAGACTTTGACCCGCATCTGTCCAGTGAGTAGTTTTTGCATTAATCCTTTTTTAAGATTTTTGAGATGGGATTCAAATTGTAGATTAGCAAGTAATTTCTTTTCGACTACGGTAATACTTCTTGTTATTCTTTTTTGTTCATCGATTGGAGGTAATGGCATTTTGAGATTTAACCACTCATCTAACAATAAAATGTATTTTTCTATGTGAACTCCATGTGTGGTAAGAACTATTGTTTTATGGAATAAATCGGTTTGTGAAAAATAATCAAAATAATTTATGTCAAGTTGACGAGTACCGCTAAATATTGAGTACTCATTTGAAACTACCGCACCATCAAACTGTTTTGGTACAAGTCCGCATGCATTATGAATAATTTGTCTCCTAGAAATAATGAATTCGCCTGCATTAATTCTAAATTGATTTTCAGTTAGAATTTGTTTTCCATACACTTCATCTCTTAAGACAATTCCGTCATGTCTTCGCTTAACAGTTATTCTGACGTATTTTTGAGAGTCCATCAGATCTATAGAATTCTGTTGAACAGAAAGAATTTTTTTAAATGGTTCAACTGTCCATGCTTTAGGAATTTTAACAGTTAAGAAGGGTTTCCCAAGATTAACTTTCTTAAACTCGGTATGTCCAATTCCTCTAGTCAGTAATTTCTGCATCAAACCTTTCTTGAGTCTTTGAGTTTGTTCGATAATTTTCTGAGTTTGACTGATCAATGAATCAATATTTGATAATATAGAAGCGATTTTTTGTTGCTCTTTGAGAATAGGGAAAATAATTTTCTTATTTTGTAGTACATTTACAACGATTTGGGGTTGCGCAGAACCGGTTATGTCTGCGTAAAATTTAGAGTTTTTTAAGAAATGATAGAAAAAATTTGGTTCTAGTTCATTTTTTTTCTTTGGTATTAGTGCTATTGAATTGTTACTTACCCAGCTAAACCTATCTGTAAAGTGAGTTGCTCCACAATATTCACCTCTGCAAGAAACAAGGACAGTTCTGTCTTCATGCATGTATTGATTAGAATATCCAATCACACCATTTGCACCATAAATTTTGAATTTTCCACTTGCGGTTTGAAAACTATCTAGGTATGTGCCTTGTTTTAAATCAAATACGTCTTTGAGTTTTTTTATTTCCCATTCATCTGGAATTTCAATTTCTTTTCCATAATTCCAGTTTACAAGCTTGTAACCATGTCTTGCTTTTTGCACTTGCATTATTCTAAACCTTCAGGCCTAGTTCTTTGAGGTCTTGTTGCACTTTACTTTCAATTTCTTGTCTTTCTTTTTCCAGTTTTTTTAACTCGTTAATTGTGCTTTGAATATCAATTTCCTCTTCTGGCTCCGAAATGTCTACATACCTTGGAACATTAAGGTTAAACTCGTTTTCTTTGAATTCGTCAAGTGCTGCAACGTGACAATATCTATCTACATCTTTGAAATCAGAAAATGCCTTTACAATATCATCAATGTCAGAGTCTCGTAGTCGGTTTCTGCTTTTGCCTTCTAGGTAATGCTCCTCTCCCGCAGCATAAATGAAAATTATCTTGTTCTTTCTTTTCTCTGGTTTTTTCTTGTTTAGTATCAAAACGCATGCTGGGATACCAGTTCCAAAGAACAAGCCTTCGGGTATTGCAATGATTCCTTCAATGACATCATCGTTAATCATGCCCTCCCGAATCCTTGATTCCTCACCACCCCGAAACAAAATTCCTTGAGAACAGACAATTGCCGCTTGACCCTTCTCGTTCAGACTTGCAAGCATGTGCTGGATAAACGCAAAGTCTGCCTTGTCTTTGGCTGGTGGAATTCCATACTTGAAGCGGTTGTATGGATCTTTTTCTGCTCCAGCATTATCCCAGTCCATTGAAAAGGGAAAATTAGCCAAGACCCTATCATACAGTTTTAGTTTTCCGCCCTCGACAAGTTTTGGATTTGATAGCACATCACCATATTCAATGTTAAAGTCAATGATTCCATGCAAGACCATATTCATCTTGCACATTGCCAAGTTACCATAGTTTGATTCCTGTCCGTCAAGTACCAGATTACGTGGATTACCGCCATGTTTTTCCACAAATCTCCTTGATACAATCAGCATGCCACCAGAACCACAAGTTGGATCACAAATTTTCATTCCTTCCTTTGGCTCTACTATGTTTACCAGCAGTTTGACTACTTCACGTGGCGTGAAAAATTCACCGCCCTTTTTCTTTATTTCATCTGCAAAGTGTTCCAGCAAATACTCGTATGCATCGCCAAAAATGTCCTCTTTTACTAAATCAGAATTGCGCAGTCTTGGCTGGTTAAAATGGGAAACTAGCGCCTTTAGCTTATCATCGGGATATTTTCTTTTGTCATTGTACTTTGTATTGGTTAAAACTCCGTCAAGTTGCGGATTTTCCTTTTCTATTATTTTGCATACTGCATCAATCTCCTCACCGATATTTTTTGAAGCATCAGATAAAACAGACCAGCGGGCGCTTTGTGGAATGAAAAAATCGTGCAAGAATTTTTGTGAATAGATCTGCTTTTCCGTCTTGCCTTTTTTTAATAATGATTCAACGTTTTCTTCAAATCTGTCGTTTAGTCGCTTTAGGAATAATAACGTCATTACTGGCTGTCTATATTCCGAAGCATCAAGGCTTCCACGTAGAATGTCTGCTGCCGCCCAAATGTGCGAGCTTAGAAACTCAAAGGTTACTTTTTGGTTCGACACAGTTTCTCTGTTATTTTGTAGTTTATAGAGGTTGATTGGCGAACAATTGAAAGATCATTTCAACAAGAATGACTCAAGGGAATAGTCCTTCTAATTTTTGGGCACGATTCAGTCCACTATTACAGTGTGGACATTTTAGTGGTCTAAATTGAATATGAAAAATGGTGCCACATTCCATGCAACCATAAACATTTTTCGTGTGAATCATACATCAACCCCCGAAATACCGCCAAGACTTGGCATGAGCGGTTGTGGGATTGTGTCTGTTGCGTATTTCTTTCTGAAAACCTCCAAACTCCATACCATTGGGGCTCGTAGTAGGTGTTTTAGGTGAGCTTCTCGTACTGTAG from Candidatus Nitrosotenuis aquarius encodes:
- a CDS encoding branched-chain amino acid transaminase: MKEIGKIWMNGKLVPFKDAKVHVLTHALHYSTAVFEGIRCYNTPKGSAIFRLPEHVDRFFRSAKLYSMKMEYTKEQITDAIVKTVKASTLKECYIRPLAYYGYGTMGLTPTPNKVDVSIACWEWKMGESKAGKQTGAKCKISSWLRIDSRSQPMQAKAASNYANAALARVEALKNGYDEAIMLNYHGKIAEGSAENIFVVKDGQIYTPPLTSGCLAGITRDSVIQIIESNGMDIAEQELERDDLYSADEIFMTGTAAEVKSVSQVDDVTIADGKMGNVTKSLQKSFMDVAMGKDERFIHWLQYL
- a CDS encoding class I SAM-dependent methyltransferase; protein product: MPALEYWDDYAKNHLGNFNYEMAKFIPDLAISLRAQSILEVGCSAGNDLKLFPDESNVNGIDISELAITQANENLPKFNFQTANICTIPFEDNSIDLVFTRNVMNYLDSQDIKKAVAELFRVSKKYIFNIELFSENEEKISDSPVTYGRNMKKHWMDYKVKVISNVDMHEEIEPKKSRFTLLRKL
- a CDS encoding response regulator — encoded protein: MSQSLIIYIDDDQAITLALDNYFKSRKYEIEFLNEYDSDTFIKFLQEKKPRIIIVDDDLNGETHYAHIAQDVKRAFAGTDHKIHLIGCTGEETDLKSMKRNYKNEGYYDFLPNNGEPKQLDLICAVIDKIFTL
- a CDS encoding sensor histidine kinase — its product is MNKPDSLKYSVSGRLTKLLGRESVSTDEAALFELVKNSYDADATKVIVKFENIDSFQKEYKKLEKIYSEILSALRASKTSLSLDEIERLIQNDPKYLEQEHIVNELMKKTKILITDNGNGMTIDQIQNKWMKIGVSKEQHEILTSKGRRVVGEKGVGRFAVEKLSNKVTLRSRPRNYNQTIMFTCDWSEFERAKNLTDVKIPITYMKKDPSDHGLTILLEDLREAWTEKKIKNFLNQLSMLILPKSHASSNFEVKVVYQMNGKELNIEVESSLFKIAPYKFESILSEDSMIRFTSFWYKDEQIIPNKRKKEYNELLDVFPFVRYDVDGTRLGEAAIAKCGPVKLTFYGYPFDPSGRDLGWSDWYGKTRVEQIQQDVEYASGIKIYRDGFRVRPYGDLNNDWLGTGSSARAAAGKLPPKNIIGWVEISRDKNSNVLDTTTREKIIENEAFNDLKDFVTESMRRYYVFSEKRRQEIIKKETRKKTPSLVVKLTKFVEEDSSMTKSTKEKLLGSLNEIQEKLVGEERTEYATKTSLMDELGAYRNLASLGITTGAVSHEVKDYLKKILLHTGVLKRTIDGTTIDQEKLKQSLDIIAPSVENLSSFMTLVSGFTSDLSSRKKEFRMKKEINLHNEIEEIKQSLSGIFSRWNIELENKVPSQLPKLYMYKADIQSILLNLISNSIKSLKILVSERRELGKKGIIRISTYTTKTDITMFVSDNGIGIPTIDRGLVFDLFWTRAASHQSVKSGSGLGLPIIKEIIRDYKGDISIEKSELATGATFKIVFPKSEILR
- a CDS encoding site-specific DNA-methyltransferase; this encodes MTNILIHSDSLSVLKDTSSKKANLIYLDPPFFTNRSFESDSYDGKRITFDDVWKNGISEYLNFMRNVLQESLRILHPTGMLFLHCDWHASHYLKVELDKIFGYHNFVNEIIWKRHNSQNNSKQGAKIFGRMHDTILVYSKTKDYTWNQIYDNYSDEYKKRAYRNVDGKTGERYALGDLSGPGGASKGNPRYEFLGFTKYWRYSKQKMLRLYKEGKIVQTRPNTVPKLKRYLKDMKGIPLSDIWSDINNHQIKNRKSILYPTQKPIELLDRIIRCSTKKGDLVLDPFCGSGTTLISAHKLQRNWVGIDKNHVAIDIVKRRLQESGVLESEYKLLEEPLKINGTKRRKFIDN
- a CDS encoding M48 family metallopeptidase, with amino-acid sequence MIGKIRYGNSVIQYHVIKSNRRKTSEIQVDKGGVVFRVPAKKTNSEIKKTIECKKQWIYKKQLEFAKQPNKVSIKKYSKSFIRGRIRHYSGKLQVTPQKIVFKKLRGRWGSTTKDNAINLSVDLLKAPKPVIDYVVLHELCHIKIKEHSHQFWNLVHRFMPDYEQRRKWLDLNGKVII
- a CDS encoding type I restriction endonuclease subunit R, giving the protein MVKFVVGDGDEAQESELPALELLHNLGYEYKSQLELNKTRSDYRQVLLYDRLEQAIRRLNPKFDEDGIQDALAQIREDSYPRTLDPVDTNEKIRAKLVGLSNSEGLEPITVIQNYGDGAEPKTVKLFDFENPDNNDFLVTNQFQLEGLKNPIFPDIVLFVNGIPLVVIECKSPSIPKPIEQAVEKNFDHYQTRGLGYERLFFYNHCLVATCGTLARHGTILSDVNYYARWGKAYPFEDNELERICNRTLREQEILIAGMFSKKHLLDLLENYVIYDVINNKKIKKIAKHQQYRAVTKSIARLQTSDDIADKGGVIWHTQGSGKSYTMLWFATQLVNKLNNPPIIIVTDRKQLDKQIHDTFESCGYPAPVKADSAKHLSELLANPKGKTIMTTIQKFATDAPIHTDQKAIVLVDEAHRTQFKITAESMRAAMPNAVFFAFTGTPIDKKDRNNYKVFGQLLDKYGFEESKADGATLQIRYEGRLPELFVEGGETIEQVFERVFSDLDQEMKDKLKKQYVTKGKIAEAPSRIKKIAWDLVNHYSQRIEPNGYKAMLVAPSREAAVLYKQELDKLNVSCKIIMTSHLGEKGKDDKLWDQYYLTNEQREQEAEKFKDPKDPTKILIVVDMLLVGYDAPIVQVLYLDQSLKEHNLLQAIARVNRPYDEAKTYGLIVDYCGITKDLQKALEIFEEQDIQGALEPIDLELQELRLRHLQVMSHFRGVDKNSKDEIIVKFEPIDIRDQFEYDFKAFSKALDAVMPSKESDPYIDDFKFLSMARQTIRTYYEGVKPSTKPYAKKIQQLIDDHIRSLNVKELINPMEITYENFLAFVDKFKSNRARTALVKNKAIQVIQELKGNNPAYYEKLWERLQRIIEEEKSRRKEDADYFGKYKEIYESAVHEEKERKMVFGDYEAHPFEFALYSELQEILDNRDKSIDATKAIFAKLYQETQIVGWKHKTSSEKKIMEIIYDELGNIGFPEDKLDGFAAKIIEIAKHRI